A genome region from Tolypothrix sp. PCC 7712 includes the following:
- a CDS encoding DEAD/DEAH box helicase, translating into MWLAYSEELCEQAVTEFQKAWDSLGDRTISTYRFWGSHNLDIEQAQDGLVVAGLAKVYSAAKKSIRFINQLGVRCSLVIIDEAHQAVAETYKLVLDALVVPYEKTALLGLTATPGRTWADINADAQLAKFFAQQKVTLEIPGYDNPIDYLVDQQYLAKVNYRSLFYETGIQLTPQDLKRINTELDIPQYILNRLAADEQRNLCIILELEALAQHHQRIIVFNTSVEHARLIASILRLRGLNADAVTGETPKSERERIIYSFKDEQPQTKILCNYGVLTTGFDAPKTSAAVIARPTTSLVLYSQMVGRAIRGLKAGGNATAEIVTVVDSQLPGFASVASAFHNWEDVWRKIP; encoded by the coding sequence ATATGGTTAGCCTATAGCGAAGAACTTTGCGAACAAGCGGTTACAGAATTTCAAAAAGCCTGGGACAGTTTAGGCGATCGCACCATCTCCACTTACCGCTTTTGGGGTAGCCACAACTTAGATATAGAACAAGCCCAAGATGGCTTAGTCGTAGCCGGATTAGCGAAAGTCTACAGCGCCGCTAAAAAGAGTATTCGCTTCATCAATCAACTGGGTGTGCGTTGTTCGTTGGTAATTATTGATGAAGCCCATCAAGCAGTAGCCGAAACCTATAAACTCGTACTAGATGCTTTAGTCGTCCCCTACGAAAAAACCGCCTTATTAGGCTTAACCGCCACACCCGGACGCACTTGGGCGGATATTAACGCCGATGCACAACTAGCAAAATTCTTCGCCCAGCAGAAAGTTACTTTAGAAATCCCAGGTTATGACAACCCAATTGATTATCTTGTCGATCAACAATACCTAGCTAAAGTTAACTATCGCTCTTTATTTTACGAAACTGGTATTCAACTAACTCCCCAAGACTTAAAGCGGATTAATACAGAATTAGACATTCCCCAATATATCCTCAATCGGTTAGCAGCCGACGAACAACGCAACCTCTGCATCATCCTAGAACTAGAAGCACTCGCCCAACATCATCAACGGATTATCGTTTTTAATACTTCCGTTGAACACGCCCGACTCATCGCTTCTATATTGCGTTTGCGGGGATTAAATGCTGATGCGGTGACAGGTGAAACACCCAAATCTGAACGGGAACGAATAATTTACAGCTTTAAAGACGAACAGCCGCAAACCAAAATTTTATGTAACTACGGCGTATTAACCACTGGCTTCGATGCACCCAAAACCAGCGCCGCAGTTATCGCCCGTCCTACCACATCCCTTGTTCTCTACAGCCAAATGGTAGGACGCGCCATCAGAGGACTCAAAGCTGGGGGTAATGCTACAGCCGAAATTGTCACGGTTGTGGATAGCCAACTCCCCGGTTTTGCTTCAGTCGCATCAGCTTTTCACAATTGGGAAGACGTTTGGAGGAAAATCCCATGA
- a CDS encoding ISH3 family transposase: protein MNAREPVLTDSKTLNEVVNCLTEHIPIQTQGKCEQKNIFEILIRAATQRDSIENTTKVLKNVPTSNDIRYHLDKYSDIKYLESDLNAAIQSRLPDGIRQGKQKIAIDFNLIPYYGEPSPTEAPYIYRSQAKSGTCSFYAYATVYVIKKNKRVTLAIKAVQQQNTKAAIITYLLALIEPLNLQIERLYLDREFFCVPVIRWLQALDIPFEMPVIIRGKNGGTRQLIRGRRSYKTTYTLNSDKYGSCTFPVWIVCTYKNGKRRAHGREFFIYAVYKVKLSLHSIHDDYRLRFGIESSYRMKNQCRIKTTIKNPTIRFLFVALAFLIINVWIYLVWHYLSRLKKSSRQVFSHLFTLKQMLEFLRQAVDRNYGVACEVYLPSG, encoded by the coding sequence ATGAATGCAAGGGAGCCAGTTCTAACTGATAGTAAAACCTTAAACGAAGTAGTTAACTGTTTAACAGAACATATTCCAATTCAAACTCAAGGAAAGTGTGAACAAAAAAATATCTTTGAGATTTTAATTCGAGCAGCCACCCAAAGGGATAGTATCGAAAATACAACCAAAGTCTTAAAGAATGTTCCTACCAGCAACGATATTCGTTACCATTTAGATAAATATTCAGACATTAAATATTTAGAATCAGACTTAAATGCAGCAATTCAAAGCCGCTTACCAGATGGAATCCGACAAGGTAAACAAAAAATTGCTATCGATTTTAACTTAATTCCATATTATGGTGAACCCTCACCAACCGAAGCACCATATATTTATAGAAGTCAAGCTAAAAGTGGAACTTGTTCTTTTTATGCCTACGCTACTGTCTATGTAATTAAGAAGAATAAACGAGTAACTTTAGCTATCAAAGCTGTTCAACAACAAAATACGAAGGCAGCAATTATCACTTATCTTTTAGCACTGATTGAGCCTTTGAATCTTCAAATCGAAAGATTGTATTTAGACCGGGAATTTTTCTGTGTGCCAGTCATCAGATGGTTGCAAGCTTTGGATATTCCCTTTGAAATGCCAGTAATTATTCGAGGTAAAAATGGAGGTACTAGACAATTAATTAGAGGTCGGCGCAGTTATAAAACAACTTACACTTTAAACAGTGATAAATATGGCTCATGTACTTTCCCAGTTTGGATAGTTTGTACATATAAAAACGGTAAAAGACGAGCGCACGGGCGAGAATTTTTTATTTATGCTGTTTATAAAGTTAAGTTGTCATTACATTCAATACATGACGACTATCGTCTCCGTTTTGGAATTGAAAGTAGCTATCGGATGAAAAATCAATGTCGGATTAAAACAACTATCAAAAATCCAACAATTAGATTTCTATTTGTAGCTTTAGCTTTTTTAATTATTAATGTTTGGATTTATCTAGTCTGGCATTATCTCAGCCGTTTAAAAAAAAGTTCAAGACAAGTTTTCTCCCATCTATTTACCCTTAAACAAATGCTTGAGTTTTTACGTCAAGCAGTAGACCGCAATTATGGAGTCGCCTGTGAAGTTTACTTGCCATCTGGCTGA
- a CDS encoding HNH endonuclease domain-containing protein has protein sequence MGKAGQALKQVLESYNISQSQLATALGVERPIVFRWYHEKIDPTAETVADIVKALNKINQSAANDFIQVYLGNLTVIKNPIMTQSLPLSDQVNVTVLAQIFSDTTNSYKYLYFLSLLDILKRRNFDTLSSISFREIIVEMLANAWYPHNYFKLSFGKQDQIANKLDTLELEITEPILKFIDTDKKLLRNTINNQNIEDIISDINRYVSYRLIRPFFSQETRGIKDYDVNPSIINLANSQFDNKKPLYSFDAQDQKNCNAIILHPDWIQYLEKNYTIVKGWASWEWLNYMQQRNPSTPNVVNKLFMPQQRDSLTNQTKYWKTILNYQDIECIYSQVKLDKDYISLDHYLPWSFVAHDQLWNLIPTTKSANSSKSNNLPSEKYFNSFVELQHIGLTVAYQNITQSQWLKYSESFVSELKVSQANDLLNLEILRNAYQITTLPLISLATMQGFSPDWVYT, from the coding sequence ATGGGAAAAGCAGGACAAGCACTCAAGCAGGTTTTAGAGTCTTACAACATCAGCCAAAGCCAACTGGCGACAGCTTTAGGTGTTGAGCGTCCGATTGTCTTCCGTTGGTATCATGAAAAAATTGACCCTACTGCTGAAACTGTTGCAGACATCGTTAAGGCGTTAAATAAGATTAATCAATCAGCCGCTAATGATTTTATTCAAGTATATTTAGGCAATTTAACAGTAATTAAAAATCCAATAATGACTCAAAGTTTGCCATTATCAGACCAAGTTAATGTTACTGTTTTAGCGCAAATTTTTTCTGATACGACTAATTCTTATAAATACCTATATTTTTTATCTTTATTGGATATTCTTAAAAGAAGAAATTTTGATACTTTATCAAGTATCAGCTTTCGGGAAATTATTGTAGAAATGTTAGCAAATGCTTGGTATCCTCACAATTATTTTAAACTCTCGTTTGGGAAACAAGACCAAATCGCTAATAAATTAGATACTCTTGAATTAGAAATTACAGAACCAATTTTAAAATTTATAGATACAGATAAGAAACTTTTACGTAATACTATTAATAATCAAAATATCGAGGATATTATTAGTGATATTAATCGTTATGTTTCCTATCGCTTAATTCGTCCCTTCTTTTCTCAAGAAACTAGAGGGATAAAAGATTATGATGTTAATCCATCTATCATTAATTTAGCTAATAGCCAATTTGATAATAAAAAGCCGTTATACAGTTTTGATGCTCAAGACCAAAAAAATTGTAACGCCATTATTTTACACCCAGATTGGATTCAGTATTTAGAAAAAAATTACACAATAGTTAAGGGCTGGGCATCTTGGGAATGGTTAAATTATATGCAACAAAGAAACCCCAGTACCCCTAATGTGGTTAATAAATTATTTATGCCACAACAAAGAGATTCCTTAACGAATCAAACTAAATATTGGAAAACTATTTTAAATTATCAAGATATTGAATGTATTTATTCTCAAGTTAAATTAGATAAAGATTACATTTCATTAGATCATTATTTGCCTTGGTCATTTGTAGCGCACGATCAGCTATGGAATTTGATTCCGACTACAAAATCTGCTAACTCTTCTAAATCTAATAATTTACCATCTGAAAAATATTTTAATAGTTTTGTCGAATTGCAACATATTGGTTTGACTGTTGCCTATCAAAATATAACTCAAAGTCAATGGTTAAAATATAGTGAATCATTTGTATCTGAATTAAAAGTAAGTCAAGCAAATGATTTATTAAATTTAGAAATTTTGAGAAATGCTTATCAAATAACAACCCTACCTTTAATTTCTTTAGCAACGATGCAAGGTTTTAGCCCTGATTGGGTTTACACCTGA
- a CDS encoding XisI protein: protein MEKLENYRQYIQNILTQHGKYKYNHEEIENQLIFDTIHDHYQLMRIGWNGLSRVYHSIIHFDIKNGKIWIQQNMTDIDLAQELLEMGVPKEDIVFGLQPPYKRPYTGYGVA from the coding sequence ATGGAAAAGCTAGAAAATTATCGTCAATATATCCAAAATATTTTAACTCAACACGGCAAATATAAATATAACCATGAAGAAATCGAAAATCAATTAATATTTGATACAATACACGACCATTATCAGTTAATGCGTATAGGTTGGAATGGTTTAAGCCGTGTGTATCACAGTATCATTCATTTTGATATTAAAAATGGCAAAATCTGGATTCAGCAGAATATGACAGATATAGATTTAGCACAGGAACTTTTGGAAATGGGAGTACCAAAGGAAGATATTGTATTCGGTTTACAACCACCATATAAACGTCCATATACAGGATATGGAGTGGCTTAA
- a CDS encoding DUF4351 domain-containing protein: protein MTRFIHDKFAKDYLEELLKDYGEVKASEKISGEIKEIDVFFTPNKQQNSNLQILGLLGKFAENPAIIEPFRNPASSDEICDCILKLLEVKASLRREAKANKIKLQDSEIPKLWILTPTVSETRLSSFGTVQKSDWLSGVHFLPDALRTAIVAIHQLPQTPETLWLRLLGRGNVQSQAIIELQELPLNHPYQKATLELVYNLRENLRINQELSADDRELVMRLEPLYQRDREQAKLEGKQEGRREGEQELILRLLNRRIGEINQSLIDRIQELSIEQLENLGEALLDFSNVADLENWLNQQQG from the coding sequence ATGACACGCTTCATACATGACAAATTCGCTAAGGACTATCTAGAAGAGTTACTCAAAGATTACGGAGAAGTCAAAGCATCAGAAAAAATCTCAGGAGAGATAAAAGAAATAGATGTTTTCTTCACGCCTAACAAACAGCAAAACTCTAATTTACAAATCTTGGGTTTACTAGGAAAATTTGCCGAAAATCCCGCCATCATAGAACCATTCCGCAATCCAGCTTCTAGCGATGAAATATGCGACTGTATCCTCAAATTATTAGAAGTCAAAGCTTCATTACGACGCGAAGCTAAAGCCAACAAAATCAAACTTCAAGACTCAGAAATTCCCAAATTGTGGATTCTGACTCCCACAGTATCGGAAACGAGATTATCTAGCTTTGGCACTGTGCAAAAATCAGATTGGTTATCAGGAGTACATTTTCTCCCAGATGCACTACGGACAGCAATTGTCGCCATACATCAACTACCACAAACACCGGAAACATTATGGTTGAGGCTTTTAGGTAGAGGAAACGTACAGTCACAAGCGATTATCGAATTGCAAGAGTTACCATTAAATCATCCATACCAAAAAGCCACTCTTGAATTAGTTTACAACTTGCGCGAAAACTTGAGAATCAATCAAGAATTATCAGCAGATGATAGGGAGTTAGTTATGCGATTAGAACCGCTTTATCAAAGAGATAGAGAACAAGCCAAGTTAGAAGGAAAGCAAGAGGGAAGGAGAGAAGGAGAACAAGAATTAATATTACGGTTACTCAATCGCCGGATTGGGGAAATTAATCAATCATTAATTGATCGCATTCAAGAATTATCGATTGAACAATTAGAAAATTTAGGAGAAGCATTACTAGACTTTTCTAATGTGGCTGATTTAGAAAATTGGTTAAACCAACAACAAGGATAA
- a CDS encoding DUF4007 family protein — MIQTTLNLKNLESPVNPVFANHETFHPRFGWLKKGFDAAQRNPGIFLQDDAPVRLGVGKNMVRAIRYWCSAFKIIDKNSLPTTFGEKLLGNNGWDSYLEDPASLWLLHWNLLKPTCEAAAWYYIFNVFRDLDFTKEDILAGLKDYIKSFNKTIADSSFIKDVNCILRMYSAQDLIRDNTPIEDSIDCPFNELGLIRNFGKSYQFKIGSKSNLPESIIVAACLEYASWANQDSNTITIRKLLYDEGSPGMVFKLTENILCAAIETVAKEFNTIVLEDTAGLIQLSLPNEPDVVAAEILDNYYNS, encoded by the coding sequence GTGATCCAAACGACTCTGAATTTAAAAAATCTGGAAAGTCCAGTCAATCCAGTATTTGCCAACCATGAAACTTTTCACCCTCGGTTTGGTTGGTTGAAAAAAGGATTCGATGCAGCTCAGAGAAATCCAGGTATTTTCTTACAAGATGATGCACCTGTACGTCTGGGCGTTGGTAAAAATATGGTACGAGCTATTCGCTATTGGTGTAGTGCTTTCAAAATTATTGATAAAAATAGCTTACCAACAACATTTGGAGAAAAACTGTTAGGAAACAATGGTTGGGACTCTTATTTAGAAGATCCGGCATCTTTATGGCTATTACATTGGAATTTGTTAAAGCCTACTTGTGAAGCGGCGGCTTGGTATTATATTTTTAATGTTTTTCGAGATTTAGATTTTACCAAAGAAGATATTTTAGCAGGTTTGAAGGATTATATTAAAAGTTTCAATAAAACCATTGCTGATTCTTCTTTTATCAAAGATGTCAATTGTATTTTACGAATGTATTCAGCACAGGATTTGATTAGAGATAATACCCCAATTGAAGATTCTATAGATTGTCCGTTTAACGAATTAGGTTTAATTCGTAATTTCGGCAAAAGTTATCAGTTTAAAATTGGCTCAAAGTCTAACTTACCAGAATCGATTATAGTAGCAGCTTGTTTAGAATATGCGAGTTGGGCAAATCAAGATAGCAATACAATTACTATTCGTAAGTTACTTTATGATGAAGGTAGTCCAGGGATGGTATTTAAACTGACGGAAAATATTTTATGTGCAGCTATTGAAACAGTTGCTAAAGAATTTAATACGATAGTTTTGGAAGATACTGCTGGACTCATTCAGTTATCATTACCTAATGAACCAGATGTTGTAGCTGCGGAAATTTTAGATAATTATTATAATTCCTAA
- a CDS encoding murein hydrolase activator EnvC family protein — translation MVLSGILCVIFLTLILALPIYATDTPSINTLKQQQQQVQQQRQNVVQERDRLTNLQEAAKNRLNGLQQNLQTTDSHIQDTELRLNQANQRLQELETDLDVAEISYEEQQAATVARLRFLQRSPASQGWGILLQSENISDFISRRHQLKLVYQADRQILAKLNQKAKLISQQKTAVEQQKNEIALIRLQLLAQKADYQAQAQSQSELIERLNSDRLALEAAQNQLEQDSKNIEILIQQKIAEAQAKTNSNSKSVIIRGTGMFAYPSDAPTSSPFGWRIHPILGYRRFHAGLDFAASYGSTIRAADSGTVIFAGWYGGYGKAVIIDHGNGITTLYGHTSELFVSEGQGVQRGQAIAAVGSTGLSTGPHLHFEVRRNGTPVDPASYL, via the coding sequence ATGGTATTGTCTGGGATTTTATGTGTCATTTTTTTGACATTAATTCTAGCTTTGCCAATCTATGCAACTGATACACCATCAATTAATACCCTCAAGCAGCAGCAGCAACAAGTTCAGCAACAACGTCAGAATGTAGTTCAAGAACGCGATCGCTTAACTAATCTGCAAGAAGCCGCAAAAAATCGCCTCAATGGGTTACAACAAAATCTGCAAACCACTGATAGCCACATTCAAGATACGGAATTGCGCTTAAACCAAGCTAATCAACGCTTGCAAGAATTGGAGACTGATTTAGATGTAGCAGAAATTTCCTATGAAGAGCAACAAGCAGCCACAGTTGCACGATTGCGCTTTCTGCAGCGATCGCCTGCTAGCCAGGGATGGGGAATCTTACTGCAAAGTGAAAATATTAGTGATTTTATCAGCCGTCGTCATCAGCTAAAGTTGGTCTACCAAGCAGATCGGCAAATTTTGGCAAAACTTAATCAAAAAGCCAAGTTAATTAGTCAACAAAAAACCGCAGTAGAGCAGCAAAAAAACGAAATAGCGCTGATTCGTCTACAATTACTAGCGCAGAAAGCTGATTATCAAGCGCAAGCGCAGTCACAATCAGAGTTAATTGAACGCCTGAATAGCGATCGCTTGGCTTTAGAAGCAGCACAAAACCAACTAGAACAAGATTCCAAAAATATAGAAATTCTCATTCAACAAAAGATTGCAGAAGCACAAGCGAAAACCAACAGCAACAGTAAAAGCGTGATTATTCGCGGCACAGGGATGTTCGCATATCCCAGTGATGCACCTACTAGCAGTCCTTTTGGTTGGCGAATACACCCAATTCTCGGCTATCGTCGCTTTCACGCTGGGCTAGACTTTGCCGCTAGTTATGGTAGTACAATTCGCGCCGCTGATTCGGGAACAGTAATTTTTGCTGGCTGGTATGGCGGTTATGGAAAAGCTGTAATTATCGACCATGGCAACGGTATTACTACACTTTACGGTCATACCAGCGAATTGTTCGTTTCCGAAGGACAAGGAGTACAACGCGGACAAGCGATCGCGGCTGTGGGTTCCACTGGTTTATCTACCGGGCCTCACCTGCATTTTGAAGTAAGGCGTAATGGCACACCTGTAGATCCCGCCAGTTATCTTTAA
- the hpnH gene encoding adenosyl-hopene transferase HpnH, whose amino-acid sequence MAINLQQAIDIGKYLVTQRLKGRKRFPLVLMLEPLFRCNLACNGCGKIQHPPEILKQNLTPEQCFAAVEECGAPVVSIPGGEPLMHPQIDEIVRGLVERKKYIYLCTNGLLLEKSLDKFQPSPYLTFSVHLDGMRDLHDKSVDRKGVFDIAVKAIRAAKARGFRVTTNTTIFDGTDPKEMHEFFEFLETLNTDGMMISPGYSYELAPDQNHFLQREQTHALFREILAPQKAGKKNWNFNHNPLYLDFLTGEKDYECTPWGSPSYSVFGWQKPCYLFGDGYYATFKELLEETDWSQYGRASGNPKCADCMMHCGYEPTAAMDAMQPQNIARSLGTVFGK is encoded by the coding sequence ATGGCAATTAATCTACAACAAGCTATAGATATTGGGAAATATCTAGTTACACAACGGTTGAAAGGACGCAAACGCTTTCCTTTAGTATTAATGTTAGAACCGCTTTTTCGGTGTAACTTAGCTTGTAATGGTTGTGGTAAAATCCAGCATCCACCGGAAATATTAAAACAAAATCTTACCCCAGAACAGTGCTTTGCTGCTGTGGAAGAATGCGGCGCACCAGTGGTTTCCATTCCTGGGGGAGAACCGCTAATGCATCCCCAAATTGATGAAATTGTGCGGGGATTAGTGGAACGCAAGAAATATATTTACTTGTGTACCAATGGTTTGTTATTAGAAAAAAGCCTCGATAAATTTCAACCTTCCCCTTACCTCACCTTCAGCGTTCATTTAGACGGAATGCGCGATTTACACGACAAATCTGTTGATCGCAAAGGCGTTTTTGATATTGCTGTTAAAGCCATTCGTGCTGCTAAAGCTAGGGGTTTTCGCGTCACAACTAACACCACCATCTTTGATGGTACTGACCCCAAAGAAATGCATGAGTTTTTTGAGTTTCTAGAAACTCTGAATACAGATGGAATGATGATTTCTCCTGGTTATAGCTACGAATTAGCACCAGATCAAAATCATTTTCTCCAGCGTGAACAAACACACGCCTTATTCCGGGAAATCTTGGCTCCCCAGAAAGCAGGCAAGAAAAACTGGAACTTCAATCACAACCCCTTATATTTAGACTTTCTCACTGGTGAGAAAGACTATGAATGTACACCTTGGGGTAGTCCTAGTTACAGCGTTTTCGGTTGGCAAAAACCCTGTTACCTATTTGGTGATGGTTATTACGCCACCTTTAAGGAATTGCTAGAAGAAACCGATTGGAGCCAATACGGCCGCGCCAGTGGTAATCCCAAATGTGCCGATTGCATGATGCACTGTGGCTACGAACCGACAGCCGCAATGGATGCAATGCAACCACAAAACATTGCCCGTTCTCTCGGTACTGTGTTTGGTAAATAA
- the hpnA gene encoding hopanoid-associated sugar epimerase, which yields MRVFVTGGTGFIGAHLVRLLLQEGYTVKALVRPSSNLQNLQGLEVEIVKGDLNDGDLAQKMQGCQYLFHVAAHYSLWQTDQELLYRHNVQGTRNVLTAAQQAGIERTVYTSSVAAIGVGESGKVVDETHQSPLEKLVGHYKKSKFLAEQVAMQAASKGQEIVVVNPSSPIGPLDIKPTPTGDIILRFLRQQMPFYMDTGLNFIDVRDVAKGHLLALTQGKSGDRYILGHQNLTLKQLLEQLAQITSLKAPQKAVPAWLPLTAAWIDEKILAPFGKSPSVPLDGVRMAQQPMYYDASKAVRELGLRQSSLTTALKDAVDWFVSQGYVNQF from the coding sequence ATGCGGGTTTTTGTAACCGGGGGTACTGGTTTTATTGGTGCCCATTTGGTAAGGTTGCTGTTACAAGAAGGATATACAGTCAAAGCACTGGTACGCCCTAGCAGCAACCTGCAAAACCTCCAAGGGCTAGAGGTAGAAATTGTCAAGGGCGATCTCAATGATGGCGATTTGGCGCAGAAAATGCAGGGTTGTCAATATTTGTTTCATGTTGCAGCCCATTATTCCCTTTGGCAAACAGACCAAGAGCTACTTTACCGCCACAACGTCCAAGGTACGCGCAACGTTTTAACCGCAGCCCAACAAGCTGGAATTGAACGCACTGTATATACCAGTTCTGTCGCCGCAATTGGGGTCGGGGAATCTGGTAAAGTCGTAGATGAAACTCATCAGAGTCCCTTAGAGAAATTGGTTGGTCACTACAAAAAGTCAAAATTTCTGGCGGAACAGGTAGCAATGCAAGCAGCTAGTAAAGGTCAGGAAATCGTTGTGGTCAATCCTAGCAGCCCAATTGGGCCCTTGGATATTAAACCTACCCCCACAGGGGATATTATCCTGCGGTTTTTGCGGCAACAAATGCCCTTTTACATGGATACTGGCTTGAATTTTATTGATGTGCGAGATGTAGCCAAGGGTCATTTACTAGCATTAACGCAAGGTAAATCAGGCGATCGCTATATCTTAGGGCATCAAAATCTTACTCTGAAGCAACTTTTAGAACAACTTGCCCAAATCACAAGTTTAAAAGCCCCGCAAAAGGCTGTACCTGCTTGGCTACCCCTAACTGCTGCTTGGATAGATGAAAAAATTCTCGCACCATTTGGTAAATCGCCCTCAGTACCCTTAGATGGTGTACGCATGGCGCAACAACCCATGTACTACGATGCATCCAAAGCAGTCAGAGAATTAGGCTTACGCCAATCTTCCCTCACCACAGCCCTCAAAGATGCTGTTGATTGGTTTGTTAGCCAAGGCTACGTCAACCAATTTTAG